From Alcaligenes faecalis, the proteins below share one genomic window:
- the hpf gene encoding ribosome hibernation-promoting factor, HPF/YfiA family: MSLNITGRNLDITPAIRDYVKSKIGRIEKHFDNVVDSQVMLSIERLKHNAEVTVRVPGKDIHCASSDENLYAAIDLLADKIDRQILKYKEKANSHAHEPAKRLEVPAA; this comes from the coding sequence ATGAGCCTTAATATCACTGGCCGTAATCTTGACATAACTCCTGCCATTCGCGACTACGTCAAAAGCAAAATTGGTCGAATTGAAAAGCACTTCGACAACGTGGTTGACTCGCAGGTTATGCTTTCCATTGAACGCCTGAAGCACAATGCCGAAGTGACCGTCCGTGTCCCCGGCAAAGATATACACTGCGCCTCTTCAGACGAGAACTTGTATGCCGCCATCGATCTGCTGGCCGATAAAATCGACCGCCAGATTCTGAAATACAAGGAAAAGGCAAACAGCCATGCGCATGAGCCCGCCAAGCGGCTCGAAGTTCCGGCAGCCTGA
- a CDS encoding septal ring lytic transglycosylase RlpA family protein, whose protein sequence is MSHPTLLKLGAALGILAILAGCASSPKRAKSKAKPGATVSAPRGGGYYKDDGPDDRIPVNLHATPDAVPRIEPIARSNTRPYTVLGKSFVPHTSHKAFTQTGTASWYGRKFHGKKTANGETYDMYAMTAAHPTLPIPSYARVTRPKTGKSVIVRINDRGPFHSSRIIDLSYVAAAKLDLIAPGSGTVVVETITQEEIRSGSFSREEVNVVEAPAARTAPAPAAPKSSLTITEKLEPTPDALAALPPEELTVELDDTPSWSSDANDQQLIVQSSSTASSKPQAPSGQNRVYLQFGAFSARENAAALAQQLNRQISQVEYRDAQVQMHNDLYRVQIGPYQNRTEAINAAYRIQQKTGLSPSVAVR, encoded by the coding sequence ATGAGCCATCCGACTTTACTCAAACTGGGCGCCGCCTTGGGCATTCTGGCCATATTGGCCGGGTGCGCGTCCAGCCCCAAGCGCGCCAAATCCAAAGCCAAACCAGGGGCTACCGTTTCGGCACCACGCGGAGGAGGTTATTACAAAGATGATGGCCCCGACGACCGAATACCCGTCAATCTTCACGCCACCCCCGACGCAGTTCCCCGAATAGAACCCATCGCCCGCAGCAATACCCGCCCCTATACCGTGCTCGGCAAAAGCTTTGTTCCACACACCTCGCACAAAGCCTTTACCCAGACCGGCACCGCATCCTGGTATGGACGCAAGTTTCACGGCAAGAAAACCGCCAATGGCGAGACCTACGATATGTACGCCATGACGGCGGCACACCCCACCTTGCCCATTCCCAGCTACGCCCGCGTCACCCGGCCCAAAACCGGCAAATCTGTAATTGTGCGCATTAACGATCGCGGGCCGTTCCACAGCTCGCGCATCATCGACCTGTCCTATGTCGCGGCAGCCAAGCTGGATTTGATTGCGCCTGGCAGCGGTACAGTGGTGGTTGAAACGATCACTCAGGAAGAGATTCGTAGCGGCAGTTTTAGTCGTGAAGAGGTCAATGTGGTTGAAGCACCCGCTGCCCGCACGGCACCGGCCCCTGCCGCACCCAAATCCAGTCTGACCATCACGGAAAAACTGGAGCCTACCCCTGACGCCCTGGCCGCTCTGCCTCCCGAAGAACTGACGGTTGAGCTGGACGATACGCCCAGCTGGAGCAGCGATGCCAACGATCAGCAGTTGATCGTACAGTCGTCGTCCACGGCAAGCAGCAAACCCCAGGCCCCATCAGGCCAGAATCGGGTCTACCTGCAATTTGGTGCTTTCTCCGCACGCGAAAATGCCGCCGCACTGGCTCAGCAGTTGAACCGTCAGATTTCACAAGTGGAATACCGGGATGCCCAGGTTCAGATGCACAACGATTTGTACCGTGTGCAAATTGGCCCTTATCAGAACCGGACCGAAGCAATCAATGCGGCTTACCGCATCCAGCAGAAAACCGGCTTGAGCCCCTCGGTTGCCGTACGCTAA
- the rapZ gene encoding RNase adapter RapZ, translating into MLKVVLITGISGSGKSVALRLLEDTGYLCIDNLPPRFLAEFVERSAEQGLERLAVAIDVRGAGDLDILPGVISKLNEEGYALRVLFLNASDHTLMQRYSESRRRHPLTDRLRQDGRSPSLQECIEVEREMTAPLRELGHIIDTTDLTPGQLRAWIRDLVQADRASVVLTFESFAYKRGVPGDADLVFDVRCLPNPHYDPELRPMTGRDEPVAKWLAQFGSVETMVDDIAGFVRRWLPLYMQDTRNYLTVAIGCTGGQHRSVYVTEQLALRFADYAPLLVRHRNQPPINPVP; encoded by the coding sequence ATGCTGAAAGTTGTATTGATTACCGGCATATCCGGTTCGGGAAAATCAGTTGCCTTGCGCTTGCTGGAAGATACCGGCTATCTGTGCATCGACAACTTGCCACCCCGATTTCTGGCCGAATTTGTCGAACGCTCTGCCGAACAAGGGCTGGAGCGGCTTGCCGTTGCGATTGATGTGCGCGGCGCCGGTGATCTGGACATTCTTCCCGGTGTCATCAGCAAACTGAATGAAGAAGGCTACGCCCTGCGTGTCCTGTTTTTGAACGCCAGCGATCACACCCTGATGCAGCGTTACTCGGAATCGCGCCGCCGACATCCGCTGACAGACCGTTTGCGTCAGGATGGCCGCTCGCCTTCCTTGCAGGAATGTATTGAGGTCGAACGTGAAATGACGGCCCCCTTGCGCGAGCTGGGCCACATTATCGACACCACCGACCTTACCCCCGGCCAACTACGTGCCTGGATTCGCGACCTGGTACAAGCCGATCGCGCCAGCGTGGTACTGACCTTCGAGTCCTTTGCCTACAAGCGTGGCGTACCGGGCGATGCGGACCTGGTTTTTGACGTGCGCTGCCTGCCCAACCCCCATTACGACCCGGAGCTGCGCCCCATGACGGGTCGCGACGAGCCGGTTGCCAAATGGCTGGCCCAGTTCGGCTCTGTAGAAACCATGGTGGATGATATTGCGGGCTTTGTACGTCGCTGGCTGCCTTTATATATGCAGGACACTCGCAATTACCTGACGGTCGCCATTGGCTGCACAGGCGGACAACACCGTTCCGTGTACGTTACCGAACAACTGGCGCTGCGCTTTGCCGATTACGCCCCCTTGCTGGTGCGCCATCGCAATCAACCGCCCATCAATCCCGTGCCATGA
- the hprK gene encoding HPr(Ser) kinase/phosphatase: MLTVQELVNDNSDKLEVSWAAGKHAAQRPIPDLGASAADLVGHLNLIHPGRIQVFGPEELSFYNRFDVKRRLHHLDDLRQGGVPALFIANDAVAPDDLIQFCEEQGVPLLYTPIDAAQLIDLLRIYLGKRLAPKTTMHGVFMDVLGLGVLITGESGLGKSELALELISRGHGLVADDAVELSRTAPNMIDGQCPPLLQNLLEVRGLGLLDIRTIFGETSVRRRMKLKLIVHLVRSNPDSFERLPTQDQTQEVLGVDIKRVMLQVAAGRNLAVLVEAAVRNTILAFRGIDTMGDFIERQALAIMNSRED, translated from the coding sequence ATGCTGACAGTTCAAGAACTGGTCAATGATAATAGTGACAAGCTCGAGGTAAGCTGGGCGGCCGGTAAACACGCTGCTCAACGTCCCATCCCCGATCTTGGCGCCTCTGCCGCGGATCTGGTCGGCCACCTGAACCTGATTCACCCTGGCCGCATCCAGGTTTTCGGTCCTGAAGAGCTCTCTTTCTACAACCGCTTTGACGTCAAACGTCGCCTGCATCATCTGGATGATCTCAGGCAAGGCGGTGTTCCTGCCCTGTTCATCGCCAACGACGCTGTTGCACCCGATGACCTGATCCAGTTTTGCGAAGAGCAAGGCGTACCACTGCTCTATACCCCTATCGATGCCGCCCAGCTGATTGACTTGCTGCGCATCTATCTGGGCAAGCGTCTGGCGCCGAAAACCACCATGCATGGCGTCTTCATGGACGTATTGGGCCTGGGGGTACTGATTACCGGCGAATCCGGTCTGGGCAAAAGCGAACTGGCACTGGAACTGATCTCCCGTGGGCATGGGCTGGTTGCAGACGACGCGGTGGAACTGTCCCGCACGGCACCCAATATGATTGATGGCCAATGCCCACCCTTGCTGCAAAACCTGCTGGAGGTACGCGGGCTGGGCTTGCTGGACATCCGCACCATTTTCGGTGAAACCTCGGTTCGCCGTAGAATGAAGCTTAAATTAATTGTGCACCTGGTTCGCTCCAACCCCGACAGCTTCGAGCGTCTGCCTACCCAGGACCAGACCCAGGAAGTGCTGGGGGTCGACATCAAACGCGTCATGCTCCAAGTGGCCGCAGGCCGAAACCTGGCCGTGCTGGTAGAGGCCGCCGTGCGCAACACCATTCTCGCCTTCCGCGGCATTGATACCATGGGCGACTTCATCGAACGCCAGGCATTGGCTATCATGAATAGTCGCGAAGACTAG
- the lptB gene encoding LPS export ABC transporter ATP-binding protein: protein MVAPNNPSTPTRASHSTKGSLIAQGLRKTYGKRTVVQDVSLTVESGEVVGLLGPNGAGKTTSFYMIVGIVPADAGRIEIDGTPITAMPMHKRARLGLSYLPQDASVFRRLTVEENIRAVLELQLDDNGRSISKNDINERLETLISELQIAHIRQNTALSLSGGERRRVEIARALASNPRFILLDEPFAGVDPIAVIEIQRIVQFLKGRNIGVLITDHNVRETLGICDRAYIISEGTVLTSGHPSEIIDNEAVRKVYLGSNFRM from the coding sequence ATGGTTGCTCCTAACAACCCGTCTACCCCTACCCGCGCCAGCCACTCGACCAAAGGCAGCCTGATTGCGCAAGGACTGCGCAAGACCTATGGCAAACGTACCGTCGTGCAGGATGTTTCCCTGACTGTGGAAAGCGGCGAAGTGGTAGGCCTGCTAGGCCCGAACGGGGCTGGCAAAACCACCAGCTTCTATATGATTGTGGGCATTGTGCCCGCCGATGCAGGCCGTATTGAAATTGATGGCACGCCCATTACTGCCATGCCCATGCACAAGCGGGCGCGCCTGGGCCTGTCCTATCTGCCCCAGGATGCCTCCGTCTTTCGCCGCCTGACGGTCGAAGAAAACATCCGCGCCGTGCTGGAGCTGCAACTGGACGATAACGGTCGCAGCATCAGCAAGAACGATATCAACGAGCGCCTGGAAACCCTGATCAGCGAGCTGCAAATTGCGCACATCCGACAAAACACCGCCCTGTCCCTGTCTGGTGGCGAGCGCCGCCGCGTAGAGATTGCCCGCGCGCTCGCCAGCAACCCCCGTTTTATTTTGCTGGACGAACCCTTTGCCGGGGTGGACCCGATCGCCGTGATTGAAATTCAGCGCATCGTACAGTTTCTGAAAGGCCGCAATATTGGTGTGCTGATTACCGACCACAACGTGCGCGAAACGCTGGGCATCTGTGACCGCGCCTACATCATCAGCGAAGGCACGGTACTGACCAGCGGGCACCCGTCCGAGATCATCGATAACGAAGCCGTGCGCAAGGTTTACCTGGGCTCGAACTTCCGAATGTAA
- a CDS encoding YraN family protein has translation MNPFEYARQAQNRQLRRRRRSHPAARKEKPLRSPSQESGDQAEQRACDHVTAHGARVLARQLGTRFGEIDLVLWHQEHLVFLEVRQRNHKGYGGALASVNRDKQRRLILTAQQWLPTLCQRYFQGKLPACRFDVIAIEGETLRWIQNAFEQR, from the coding sequence ATGAATCCCTTTGAATACGCTCGCCAGGCTCAAAACCGGCAATTGCGGCGCAGGCGGCGTAGTCATCCTGCCGCCAGAAAGGAAAAACCCCTGCGTTCGCCCAGCCAGGAAAGCGGCGATCAAGCCGAACAACGGGCCTGCGATCATGTCACCGCTCACGGCGCCCGCGTTCTGGCGCGTCAACTGGGTACTCGCTTTGGGGAAATTGACCTGGTTCTATGGCACCAGGAACATCTTGTCTTTCTGGAAGTGCGCCAGCGCAATCACAAGGGCTACGGCGGAGCGCTTGCCAGTGTAAACCGGGACAAGCAACGGCGCTTGATCCTGACCGCACAACAATGGCTGCCAACGCTATGCCAGCGCTATTTCCAGGGCAAGCTGCCCGCCTGCCGTTTTGACGTGATCGCCATTGAAGGCGAGACTCTGCGCTGGATCCAGAACGCCTTCGAGCAGCGTTGA
- a CDS encoding PTS sugar transporter subunit IIA yields MNLLSRILPLSNVVLDLAVTSKKRAFEQAGLIFENHHGIARTAVFHSLIARERLGSTALGHDVAVPHGRIKDLKEPCAVFMRLAEPVRFDASDGRTASLLFFLLVPETATQIHLDLLAEIARLMADQDIRQALAQETDPVQIHQILTQTPDLNADDPDADSSRTGQ; encoded by the coding sequence ATGAATCTCTTGTCGCGTATTTTGCCTTTGTCCAACGTGGTTCTGGATCTTGCTGTTACCAGCAAGAAGCGCGCTTTTGAACAAGCCGGACTGATTTTCGAGAACCATCACGGCATTGCCCGGACAGCCGTTTTCCATAGCCTGATCGCTCGCGAGCGTCTGGGCTCCACCGCCCTTGGGCACGACGTTGCCGTCCCGCATGGCCGCATCAAGGACTTGAAAGAGCCTTGTGCCGTTTTCATGCGTCTGGCCGAGCCGGTGCGTTTTGATGCCAGCGACGGTCGCACTGCCAGCCTGCTGTTCTTTTTGCTGGTTCCCGAAACGGCTACTCAAATCCACCTGGACCTGCTGGCCGAGATCGCCCGTTTGATGGCCGATCAGGACATTCGCCAGGCACTGGCCCAGGAAACGGACCCTGTTCAAATCCACCAGATCCTGACCCAGACCCCTGATCTCAACGCGGACGACCCCGATGCTGACAGTTCAAGAACTGGTCAATGA
- the rsmI gene encoding 16S rRNA (cytidine(1402)-2'-O)-methyltransferase: MSDTENRTGNAGVWQSMMDKVQGQVWPQSCLYVVATPIGNMGDLSLRGWQALELCDIIAAEDTRATRPFLQAWGIQTPLMAAHRHNEAQAAQAIIERLEQGQRVALVSDAGAPAVSDPGARVVRSVREAGFQVVPLPGASAVITALMGSGATSDENPAFAFAGFMPPKTVARRKWLQHWSSLGMPVLMFESPHRLRAALRDMEEVCGPERELTFARELSKRFEQIHTVPLGQALAWLDEDSHREQGEFVLILHDALREVDEDAPALDATTERWMKALLEQVSLRDAARIASQATGIPRDVLYAWGLANSPKD, encoded by the coding sequence ATGAGCGATACCGAAAACCGAACAGGGAATGCCGGCGTCTGGCAAAGCATGATGGACAAGGTGCAAGGCCAGGTCTGGCCGCAGTCTTGCCTGTATGTAGTGGCCACGCCCATTGGCAATATGGGAGACCTTAGCCTGCGCGGCTGGCAGGCGCTGGAACTGTGCGACATTATTGCGGCAGAGGATACGCGGGCTACGCGTCCTTTTTTGCAGGCCTGGGGCATACAAACGCCCTTGATGGCTGCCCATCGGCATAACGAGGCGCAAGCGGCTCAAGCCATTATCGAACGGCTGGAGCAAGGGCAACGAGTGGCTTTGGTGTCGGATGCAGGCGCGCCCGCTGTCAGCGATCCTGGTGCTCGTGTAGTGCGCTCGGTGCGGGAAGCAGGTTTTCAGGTCGTCCCTCTGCCCGGAGCATCGGCTGTTATTACGGCTTTGATGGGCAGTGGCGCAACCAGTGACGAGAACCCCGCTTTTGCCTTTGCCGGTTTCATGCCGCCCAAAACCGTGGCACGCCGCAAGTGGCTACAGCACTGGTCCAGCCTGGGGATGCCGGTATTGATGTTCGAGTCCCCTCACCGTTTGCGAGCCGCCTTGCGTGATATGGAAGAGGTGTGTGGGCCGGAGCGTGAACTGACTTTTGCGCGAGAATTAAGCAAGCGTTTCGAGCAGATTCATACCGTGCCTTTGGGGCAGGCGCTGGCTTGGCTGGACGAGGACAGCCATCGGGAGCAGGGTGAGTTTGTCCTGATTCTGCATGACGCTCTTCGCGAAGTGGACGAGGATGCGCCTGCGTTGGATGCCACGACAGAGCGTTGGATGAAAGCCTTGCTGGAACAGGTCTCGCTGCGTGATGCCGCCCGGATCGCCAGTCAGGCGACCGGGATTCCTCGTGATGTTCTGTATGCCTGGGGTTTGGCAAATTCGCCCAAGGACTAG